The Lathyrus oleraceus cultivar Zhongwan6 chromosome 5, CAAS_Psat_ZW6_1.0, whole genome shotgun sequence genome includes the window ATTGTCCAATGTGTAGGATAGGACGTGAACTACCATGCCTTGTTAACACTGAAAGCAATGTGAGGTCGAGAAAGAGTAACATATTGCAACACCCAAACTATGGACATGTATTGATGAGGATCTATAGCTCTCATTTATGTGATGTCAAGTTCTCTTGAAACCATGAACGTTTTTCCTATTGACACTTCCGACGTTCCCCGAACTCCCCAAACGTGTTATCAGAGTTCTGGTTAGGTTATATGGAGAAGCACACATGGATCCTAGTGTGGATCAAGGCTAATGAAATGAGTGACTCATAGTTGTGGGGAGATTGTTGTATTTCAAATGTGAAAGTGCTAAAAAGTCCCACATCAATTAAGAATGGAGGAAATATTGTGTTTATAAGATAGGTAACACATACCTCATTGtcttaaggttttgggtgaatacGTGGTGTTAAGATTTCTTTGAACCATGAAAGTTTGGTCCATTGACACTTTCGACACTACCTGGACTCCCCAACGGTGCTTTCATTTTTCATGATAATTTTCTTATATAATGAAGTAAGTTAGTTAAGATATCTCACCTAAACAATACGAGACTAAAAAGTTTTTTCAACTAACACATAATATAAGATCTAAATAATTTTTTCAAATTTATCTCTAAATACTGGAATATTAACATAATATTCCGGCACTTAAGCTAGATTGGTAGAAACATTTGAAACTGAAAGTTTTTGCCCAAACTTATTAAGTTGAGCCTTTGGAATGTAAAGCAAAGCCTCAACATCATAAATGTAGGTGGCTCGGGGCAACCATAAACATGCATTATAAATGGACTATATTTCTCTAGAAGTCCAACAATCATAACATTATTATGATCTTGTTCATAAATGGAATCACCTATAGATGGCTTTAATGcgaagaaaaaaaatcaaaagtCAAACAATTTAGTTTCTTGACCGTCTTAAGTTTTGTACACAATTGACGCACATGAGCTTCTATGATAACATTAAAATGCTTATGAATGCCGTCTAGCTAGAGATTACTAAATAAACTTCTTTTGAAAATAACTTATAATATAAGATATTAGTTTAGTGATTAGAGTTTAATTTTCTAATCAGAAGATTTTAATAGACAATCGTATAATGATCACGCCACTTAAAAAAAATAATACGGAGATAGATCAACCCTATCCATCATTAGTTTAAATACCTTGGTTTCATTTTCAATGGCACCATTTGGTCCAGTTGGAAGAGGTTTGTATTCTGCTTCAGCTTCAAAACCTAACCAAAAAAACTTGCATAATGTCtaacataaaaaataaaaaaatgatcaaaaaaaaatatttttgttttgttAAATATTTCTAATAAACAATATTTAAACTCACCAATTGATTCTTGTCTCCTGGCAGCCTCCTCCTAGAATGAATAGTCATAAAAAATTTAGTGTTCATCATTAAATAAATAACAATGGATTCAACATGAAACAATAAAAGAGACCTTTTTAACTATGGTTTCCTTTTTCCATGTCTCAGTCCCTTTAAAAAATGCCTTAGTTGATGTGCCTAAAGAAGAGTAAAAAAATTAGAGGAGCAACAAAATAAAATGAAGAATGCCAAACTGAAAAGAACAGTTTCATAGTTAATTAGTTACCTAAGAAAACAACAATAAGCAATATTGTTACAAGCCAATCTGGAAACACAACATTGAAGATAACTCCAATGCTGATACCAAGCATGAGCATAGGTTGAATGAGAAGTGCTAAATCATAGTCTATTATTGGCATATTTAAGGTTGGATGTCTCAGTTTAAGATTGTAGTAAGCTGATGCAATGGATACACCCATCACCATACCTGAAACAAATCCAATATCTTATAAATAATTAAACAAGACATAACACTCATATTTCATACTGATACTCACACGTCGACATCTGTAATAGTTGAAAATATAAAGACATGACTTACATTTCGAAATAGCAGTGGATGATTTGGGATCAAATCCAATAATAAGAGTGAGCATAGAAACAAATATTCCACCACCACCAATGCCACCGGCACTTCCAAATGCCGCTCCACAAAAACCAACGAAAGTGCCCAACACTATTTGCCATCCAAACTCCATTTCCTGCATAATTCAAGAGTCTTATTTATTTTTATCCAATTAAATTCACCTTAATCGATAATATTATAAGAATATCATATTGCAAAATACAAGTTAAAACCAATTATATCgtatttattatttttaaaagtaTATTTTTGAGCTACGATGTCTCATTTATTTATTTGAACCAAAAATAAAAGTTTTGTATATGTTAATTATAATAAAAGggaatttaaaaaattaatactTGCTTAGTCTCAAACTAACATCTATTAGTTAGAAATATTTCAATGCAAGAAATATTGGATATACCATTATATATATCAAGATCAAATAATATTAAGGTGTTAAACTTAATAATATGATATATCCGATAATTCCTTACCACATATTCTTATAGTAAAACTCACCGTTAAATTCAATATTATTGTTATATAGATTATGTCTATCAAATTTAATATCAATCGAAAATTGTTTACAAGATACATAAATTGTCTTGCAAAACTTAAGGGAATATCTTTCTCTTTAATATATAAATTAATTTGTTATTGATGTAAAATTTTATACGTGTTATGATAATAACTTTAAATCAAACAATGTGTCTTGTTATACAGACATAAGGTGAAGACTGGAGACGACATGTTACTAAGTTTGACAcctctctctatctatctatcaaactatatatatatatatatatatatatatatatatatatatatatatatattacaaaAAATTAAAATGTAGATAAATGAGATATTATGAAATACAACAAAACAATGGTtagttttaataaaaaaaaattataactGTTTTTTTAAATATAGATCTAAAAACCTTAAAAATACTTATTTTAGAGAGAGAAAAAAAACATATCCatagaaattagaaaaaaaatATATCAGTGAATATTCTTCTTAGAACAAGAAACAAACAGAGACAACTCAAATTTGTTTTTCTTTGGAATAACGTTTAAGTTTAAGATAAAAGAAAGATAAAGAGAAAAGTGAAAGCTTACCGGCCAGACATGTGTATAACCTAAACCATCTGTTTTCCAAAAGAAATTAACTGCTTTTGAGAGAAAAGTGTGTTCATGATTTTGAGTCATAGAAGTAACATTAAAACTTGTTACTTGTATTTTCGCAAACCTTCTTTCACCATATACACTCACAAAACAACCAAACAACAAAAACAATATCCATAAAAGTAATATGAATCTCATTTTCATATCACCCTTTTTTTTCTTCAATACACAATAGATAGCTTTGAATGAAATATGGAAGAGTGAAAGCAAGAAGAGATCGATTTCTTTCTCCTCCTAAATATACTGATGATGCATATTCTATTTTCCCTCATAAAAAATCAACATAGTGGAtattctttatttgtttgacaTAAAATAGTTGAGATTCTAAATATTACTATTATTTTGTCATGGGCCATTTTTTTTTAGGACGTGACCGAGGATCTTTTTAGGATGCATATTCCATTTTCCCAAATAAAAAATCAACATAGTACagtttttttttgtttgacaTAACATAGTTGAGATTctaaatattattattattttgttagTTGAAATTCTAAATATTACAATAATATTGAGAACGTGACAGAGGATCTTTAGCCAcgtttatttattttttataatataaaAAAAGTCGTTTTagctttttttattttttatttgttttattttataaaataagcTTGGTTTACTTGACCCTCCTCCAAAAGAAGCCTAGTTTACTTTGACTATTTCATTCTTATTTCCTTTTCACATAAAAATAGTAGAATACATTTCCATAGGACTGGTTTATCATaaatataattgatttttttattaaaatatccatatttaaaaaaaaatcataaaataattTACATTTCAGATAATTTTCTAAAATAACTCACTTTAAAGAACTGGTGTCAGATGAATTGGTGTATGTTCTCTAAGTTATAGAGGTGACACCAATTGGATTGACTTATGCACCTAGTGatgtcaatccaattggcgtctaTGTGTTAAAtttaagaggaggcgtcaattgaTCTGACACTTATGCGTGTTGtgtatttttttcttttaaaatgATATACATTTTATATAaaaatcaaaattggaccaattggtattaatattaatatgcgtTTACATGCGAATGCCGAAAAGACTAATGTCACTGATCGAGATGACCTAATCGACTTTCGGTACCACATCTCCTAGCTACCCGAACGCGTGACCCTgacccacgttgatgattcaccccaggtgtttgaggATTTGGGGGCTcaggaacatcaccaccacctGCAGGAGATTCCCTAAGATTTTCAGACAAATCTGCGTAGTCATGTGTATGCAATGAAGCGCTACCGCCATAGCTAAGTTCGTGACCCATGCTAGAGCAGTTGGGTTGTATTTGAGTTATTGAAGGGTGGCCAAGACGATTAAAGGgcgacattggtgtgaatgataCGTCGAGAAAAGGTTGAAATGGTTTTTttggtgtttggtagccatatggttgttgcatgttttggttttgtgatgtttgggcttcttggctataATAGAATAAGGGACAattggtgttaaatgatcgctgagtgttttggctaaggcgactatggtagggtgatgtgttggaTGCATAAAGATGTTaggtgtcttgatgatgatcttcttgttggtggtggtacggggtatgctcttggtattgtggttgggtgtttggCATTTTAAGATCGTAAATTTGTTTGTTTGTGGACCTATAATTTTGATGGGTAGAGGGTTATGAGTAACCGCTCTGGAAATATTGTGaggggttagatgttgaaccttcttgtgtgtaagttatctggcgtgggtcgtataggtacatatcctcaccgaagaactcaaatccaaccgatctgtaccaagccatataattatGAGTTGGTTTTTCTTAGGTTGGCATCATaacgtcagttaagacatggttTTGTCAGCGCTTTCATTTTCGACACTCAAATCTGGTGAAGCTTTGCCAAcggttaaagttccattggtcgttaacttttcGTAGATGTCATTCTCTGAGGTTTGTCGGGGGATCTGGGATGCattgaagcataccgaactgcaatttaacacAGTCACTATGGTGCATCTCCGTTGTGGTGAACCTCATGATCGGTGTGCATACAGTCCAAACAGTTGTatcttgttcgttgatttcatggtcatgatccaagtttagatatagataccaaatgaactgaaatgtttAGATTATAAAATGGGTGTCATTATAAACAAATTATTACAAATTAATTCGATTAATGACAATACATCTGttggtcgaaggtgatccaagagattgtgATATTGAGTAATACATTGTCTaggacatctgttgtaactcataccacgaGTCGGCCATCTGCAtcaaaaaattaaatatattatttagagataataatcggtaaagtaagtaaatatcGTTAATTGctaagaacttacttttgtgcgtACGGGAATGTGAACGGGTTGTGgttgacgggtgctagggacggtagtctggaCCAGCCCTGTGCTTAGAGCAAAATAGCACATCCATAAAATATAAATCTGTCTTTGTGTAtatttttacacaaagagctacAAAGATACGTCAAACAAGCGGACCCCCAACTATAACTTCTTATTATATCTACATGTCttaataaaggtaaatacataacatgcatatTAGAACCgctaccttcgggaaataaaaataaaccaattaaaagcataatataacacctagtttttattattcgagcgTCTTTGGTAGAATTTTCATCTAACTGTAAGCTATTGTAATATACCTTAACGCGTGAAAGGAGTATATCTtgacctctcgagttatcatctaacatATCAGCACCCAAGAGttccatgcaaattgaatttgcatagttaGTTTTCCTAGGGGTGTTCATGGGTGCGGGTCAACCCACAAACCCGCTGATCCAACCCAACCCAACCCATAGATTACTCAAACTCATTCATTTACGGGTATACCCAACCCAACTCATAACAATCCATATAGTTTTGGTTCAGGTATCGGGTTTGAGTTTTGCAACCCGCAGACTCGTTGACCCAATCCATTGATGTGGCTTTAGtaatttcttattatttttattattattttaaataacACTATAGAATTAATATCTTAGTAATAACcataattttttattaaaaaaaaaattattctccACCAATAATACTACTAGGCCAATGATTTTACGTAATTCTAAGATTAAATAttgtttcttattttcttttatatcATTTTCAACTTATGTATTTTATGGAAATAACGCATCTTTttgaattttatactattataaagtgttatgttgtattgatgaattttattagatattGTATGATGTGTTTCATTGAATTTAAGTGTTATAAATGAGTAAGATTGTATTGAGTTGTGTTACATTTTTATAAAACCGACAAAAAAAGtcataaaaaatatattttttatttgaaacacaACCCGCGAACACAACCCAACCCAACCCATTAATGAACGGGTCGGTTCGGGTCATTTTTGACAATGAAATTGCGGGTTGGATAATGGACCCAACCCATTGAAGTTTGAACGGGTTAGGTAACGGGTTAGAGCAAACCCGATCCAACCTAACCCGTGTACACCCCTAGGTTTTCCCATTTATCGCCTTACCCTCGATAGGTATCCCCAATAACATGTACACGTCTTCTAACGTTACAGTACATTCACTGGTTGAAAACCAAAATATGTGTGTCTCAGGACGCCatatcaaagctagcacacacgcgactacaatctttgaccgtcataggcaaaatttcagtgtACATGAAACAATGGATCATAATGAAGGGATgccaaatttatcctatgttgTCAGACTAAACATAAGTTTGTGTGAATGTGGCAAGTTCCAGGTCTTCCGTATACCTTGCTCCCATTTCATTGCGACATGCGCACATACTCTCCAGGATGCTTACAGCCATCTATCTaatgtttacaaggccattactGTCATGAATGTCTATAATGAAAGCTTCTCAGTGCTAGAAATTGAGGAATATTGGCCTCCATATAAAGGGTACATAGTTTGGAACAACAATGAGAtgcaaagaaagaaaaaaggatgGCCAAACAGCATGCGTATTAGAACAAAaatggatacgactgataaaatgataagattttgtagtatatgtcgtcaacctGGACATAATAAGAACGCTTATAATAAAGGAAGGCTATTTTGGAGATGTTCATTTTGGCAGGGTGATGATACACATGATCAATTCATATGGTATAAATATTTGATTGAAGCAGAAGAGTTTAATGGTGTTAGAGATATAGACGTGAACAAGTTGAAGGATTTGGAAGTTATGGAATTGTTGGTGGAGTTGTATGATTCTTCAAAGAAGAACAACAAGAAGCTGGAGACGAAATTGAATTCAAAGGCTTATGATGGGAGATTGAAGTTGTTGTGTTTTGTAGTTTCTCTATCGACTAATATCTACCTTATAGTTAAGTATAATTGTTGAAGGAGAGCCATATTAGTGTTTTTCAATGTTGTTGATAAATTATTGTGTAATGCAACCATCTAAATTTAATGACTATTTTTTAATGGAATGTTGGTGTTCGTGACATAGTAATCATATAATGTTGATTAAATTTAGCCTTACTTAAGTTTAATTTTTAAAGAAAGTCTGAAAAAACTGCTCATGATTTTGACATAATACTGCCTAATTTTGGCCTACTTTGGTATGCCTATGATGGCATAATTTGTGGCACAAACTTGACATAGTATGACATAAAATTTGGCAGAAATAATGGCATAATTTTGCCTAATTTTGACCTACCGCATATTTCAATTAATAGTGCTAAAATTGAAAacaatttttatttaaaaaagcACCATATGATTCATTCGTGGCATTGTAAACAAGTAGTTCTACATAGAGCTGATGCAGAATAAAACTTAATACTAACATCTTTAATGACATCTTCACCATTATCTTGATTGACTTGTAAATCATCATCACTTGAAATTCCATCGACACTAGCAGTGTCAGGCATGTTCTTGTTGGCATCATGAGCAACATTTTCACAAATGCTCTTAAGGTCGTCCTCAATAGGGTTTTCATGCAATAGTTTACTTGAACTTGTTTCATTATTAAGAAGTTCTCTAGTAACATTCTCATTGGGAGGGTTATTAGAAGCATTTAGGGTCTCAATGGTTTGGTTAAAATTATCAAACTCTTCATTTCTATCTTTTCTTGTATAAGCATTAAGGTTTGTAACTTTAACTATATGAGTTATTTTAGGAAAAGGGAAATCAGATGGTTCAGATGGTGTAGATGATTCACCATGATCCTTGTTGGGGCAAATAACTCTGAGAGGAACAACTTCTAAGGAAACATCAGTTTGGTGATTTTTGGCTTTAGATTGAGGAAGAAGAGACTCTTCAGTATCTTTTTTCTCATTCATTATTGCAACAGTCACTGATTTAGTAACCGTTGGGTATGATATTGTAAGAGGAACATGATCACCTATCTTCTTCAGTTTCTTCCGCTTTACTCCCTCTATCTCATAAAAAATATCCTATTTGAACAATTCACGGTTTTTAAGGAAATGATTGGATGTATTGGTTTTGATGATAAAACTAATACCATTTACTA containing:
- the LOC127084917 gene encoding sulfite exporter TauE/SafE family protein 3; this translates as MKMRFILLLWILFLLFGCFVSVYGERRFAKIQVTSFNVTSMTQNHEHTFLSKAVNFFWKTDGLGYTHVWPEMEFGWQIVLGTFVGFCGAAFGSAGGIGGGGIFVSMLTLIIGFDPKSSTAISKCMVMGVSIASAYYNLKLRHPTLNMPIIDYDLALLIQPMLMLGISIGVIFNVVFPDWLVTILLIVVFLGTSTKAFFKGTETWKKETIVKKEAARRQESIAEAEYKPLPTGPNGAIENETKVTIIENVDWKMFGLLSLVWVSFIALQIAKQNTSTCSTTYWVLNFLQIPISVGVSSYKATALFTRKREIASTSDQGKEFTVIKLIIYCVFGLLSGVIGGLLGLGGGFIISPLFLELGIPPQVSSATTTFIMIFSSSMCVVEYFMLKRFPVPYALYFNMVAIIAALVGQHFVRKIIDLFGRASVIIFILAGIVFISAISLGGVGISNMVHKIANHEYMGFENICKYGS